In the Nitrospirota bacterium genome, one interval contains:
- a CDS encoding metal-dependent transcriptional regulator, translating into MSEHNRMSTVEGKAGHPALCVLPEIEKEDELFEIIWTLREEGKLALDLIVQSCTLTDCAHILKDLAKHGWIDIKGQSVELLAKGEKRARELVRRHRLSLRMFYDLFALDGAEAEACKFEHILSPEVTDSVCSLLGHPPNSPDGKPIPRGECCAMFKQEMRPLVGPIADLMPGDQAKIVFITPGSHSRLDRLSAMGVVPGSIVKLHQKRPSYVIQLGETMIAVDKDITREIFVKKVQAS; encoded by the coding sequence ATGTCTGAACATAACCGCATGAGCACTGTTGAGGGAAAAGCCGGCCACCCGGCGTTGTGCGTGCTGCCGGAGATCGAAAAGGAAGACGAGCTGTTTGAGATCATCTGGACCTTGAGAGAAGAGGGGAAACTTGCCCTGGACCTGATCGTCCAGAGCTGTACTCTCACGGACTGCGCACATATTTTAAAAGACCTTGCGAAGCACGGATGGATCGACATCAAAGGACAATCCGTGGAGCTTCTGGCTAAAGGGGAGAAAAGAGCCCGGGAGCTCGTTCGGCGGCACCGCCTTTCCCTGCGAATGTTCTATGACCTCTTCGCCCTTGATGGGGCTGAGGCGGAGGCGTGCAAATTCGAGCACATTCTTTCCCCGGAGGTGACGGACAGTGTCTGCTCACTGCTCGGCCATCCGCCGAACTCGCCCGACGGGAAGCCCATCCCGCGCGGCGAATGCTGCGCCATGTTCAAGCAGGAGATGAGGCCTCTCGTGGGCCCGATTGCCGATCTCATGCCCGGAGACCAGGCCAAGATCGTGTTCATAACACCCGGCTCCCATTCTCGGCTTGATAGACTTTCTGCAATGGGGGTCGTTCCCGGCAGCATCGTGAAGCTGCATCAGAAAAGGCCGTCCTATGTGATCCAGCTCGGTGAAACCATGATCGCCGTAGACAAGGATATTACAAGGGAGATATTTGTTAAGAAAGTACAGGCATCGTGA
- a CDS encoding DUF4388 domain-containing protein, producing the protein MKCETTGFTLQDILLLLGLKEATGELVLESGNNIGTIILHKGKVLQASSPYSRAIGDLLVEDGIITEGELLEILMNQKKSAVAPIGVLFLKTGKISFEVIEMMVHEQIRQSIREFVMWNKLRVSFVEKEVIPFDRINLPVHEFIPPETLKSAASVCSLNPDWKDKSPSAPAASTTA; encoded by the coding sequence ATGAAATGCGAAACGACAGGATTTACCCTGCAGGATATATTGCTGCTCCTCGGGCTCAAAGAAGCGACCGGAGAGTTAGTTCTTGAGTCCGGCAACAACATCGGAACCATCATCCTTCATAAGGGGAAGGTCCTGCAGGCATCTTCTCCCTATTCCCGCGCCATCGGGGATCTCCTCGTCGAGGACGGCATCATCACGGAAGGCGAGCTTCTGGAAATCTTGATGAATCAGAAGAAGAGCGCCGTGGCTCCGATCGGCGTGCTTTTCTTGAAAACCGGGAAAATAAGCTTCGAAGTCATCGAAATGATGGTCCATGAGCAGATTCGGCAGTCAATACGGGAGTTCGTGATGTGGAACAAGCTCCGCGTAAGCTTCGTTGAGAAGGAGGTCATCCCGTTCGACAGGATCAATCTCCCGGTCCATGAGTTCATCCCGCCCGAGACTCTGAAGTCGGCAGCCAGCGTCTGTTCCCTGAATCCCGACTGGAAGGACAAATCCCCGTCTGCACCAGCAGCGTCCACGACCGCATGA
- a CDS encoding TolC family protein: MRRSVFILLLLASAALSPPALAAQTLTLRDCIETALGKQPTIQAAQQGVNAGKGRETQSGSPLLPQLNASTGYSVSRAAGGAFGSSVTKGYNTTLSLNVLLYDFGKTGNALDAARWGTRSSEHELERTVQDVVLSVKQAYYAVLAAKKLVEVAQKTIEQTESHLKQAQAFFLAGSKPRFDVTRAEVEVNNAKLGLINAKNSVRIQTIVLNNAMGIDPGQPTEIENQLPAVPAMTTLEQAQADALKDRPEMFKAEADIEAAKAQLQSEEAAYFPTLSANGSYNLASGTAEMGAFRGDIGNSWNAGVLLSVPLFQGGLTKGKVSEARANLLALEFQKAAARQSILLEVNQSYADMESAKVRIDVMESSLQKARENLETAQGRYEAGIGPYLEVTDAQLSAVNAERDHVQALYDYFLAIARLLKAMGSRYE; this comes from the coding sequence TTGCGTCGTAGCGTTTTCATACTGCTCCTGCTGGCCTCTGCGGCCCTGTCCCCTCCGGCCCTTGCGGCGCAAACGCTTACTCTGCGCGACTGCATAGAGACCGCGCTCGGAAAGCAGCCGACCATACAGGCGGCGCAGCAGGGAGTCAACGCCGGCAAGGGCCGCGAAACGCAGTCAGGCTCCCCCCTGTTGCCGCAGCTCAACGCCAGCACCGGATACTCTGTTTCCCGGGCAGCGGGCGGCGCCTTCGGGTCAAGCGTGACAAAAGGCTATAACACCACACTGTCCCTGAACGTTCTGCTGTATGATTTCGGGAAGACGGGCAACGCGCTCGATGCCGCCCGATGGGGCACGCGTTCATCTGAACATGAACTCGAACGCACGGTTCAGGACGTCGTCCTCAGTGTGAAGCAGGCGTATTATGCAGTGCTCGCGGCCAAGAAGCTTGTAGAAGTTGCCCAAAAGACGATCGAACAGACCGAAAGTCACTTAAAACAGGCCCAGGCGTTCTTTCTGGCTGGTTCCAAGCCCCGCTTCGATGTGACCCGCGCCGAGGTGGAAGTGAACAACGCCAAGCTCGGCTTGATCAATGCGAAGAACAGCGTCCGCATTCAGACCATTGTTCTGAACAATGCCATGGGCATCGATCCCGGACAACCGACGGAGATCGAGAACCAGCTCCCAGCGGTCCCGGCAATGACGACCCTGGAACAGGCGCAGGCGGATGCGCTGAAGGACCGTCCCGAAATGTTCAAAGCAGAGGCGGACATCGAGGCTGCCAAGGCCCAGTTGCAATCGGAGGAAGCGGCCTATTTCCCGACGCTTTCGGCGAACGGTTCGTACAATCTTGCATCGGGAACCGCCGAAATGGGAGCATTCCGGGGTGATATAGGCAACAGTTGGAACGCGGGGGTTCTCCTGAGCGTTCCTCTGTTCCAAGGCGGCCTCACCAAGGGCAAAGTGAGCGAGGCGCGGGCGAACCTTCTCGCCCTTGAGTTCCAGAAGGCCGCTGCCCGGCAGTCGATCCTGCTTGAGGTCAACCAGTCCTACGCGGACATGGAGAGCGCCAAGGTGCGCATCGACGTGATGGAAAGTTCGCTGCAAAAGGCCAGAGAGAACCTGGAGACCGCGCAAGGCAGATATGAGGCCGGCATCGGTCCTTATCTTGAGGTAACCGATGCGCAGCTTTCCGCGGTCAATGCCGAGAGAGACCACGTTCAGGCGCTCTATGACTACTTTCTCGCAATTGCGCGGCTGCTCAAGGCGATGGGCTCGCGGTACGAATAA
- a CDS encoding Rrf2 family transcriptional regulator, translated as MQITREGDYGIRSVLYLTRQPFNKISFVNEISEEYKIPRSFLAKILQKLVKAKIVRSYRGVKGGFSLARQARDISMLDVIEAIEGKVYLNSCLYDKKTCSFSKHCPVNPVWATIQERFTEMLRKMNFEDIARQKR; from the coding sequence ATGCAGATCACACGGGAAGGGGACTACGGGATACGAAGCGTCCTGTATCTCACGCGCCAGCCGTTCAATAAGATAAGTTTTGTGAATGAAATCTCCGAGGAGTACAAGATTCCTCGAAGTTTTCTCGCGAAGATACTGCAGAAACTCGTGAAGGCAAAGATCGTCCGATCCTACCGGGGAGTCAAGGGCGGGTTTTCCCTCGCCCGTCAGGCCCGGGATATCTCCATGCTTGATGTTATCGAGGCGATAGAAGGGAAGGTCTATCTGAACAGCTGCCTGTATGATAAAAAAACGTGCTCGTTTTCGAAACATTGCCCCGTCAATCCCGTCTGGGCCACCATCCAGGAACGATTCACGGAAATGCTACGAAAAATGAACTTTGAGGATATCGCCCGGCAGAAGCGTTGA
- a CDS encoding response regulator produces MKTLLLVDDELENLRSLGEVLNRFGYKVIAKPDAQSALGVVREGTKVDLVITDYRMPGMDGLEFLILLKQILPSVPVVMLTAYGAVETYLKSLSLGVFEYVNKPVKAKELGRIVKAALECSKSTGGPADGGSLKAVSSD; encoded by the coding sequence ATGAAGACGCTGCTGCTCGTTGATGACGAGCTGGAAAACCTGAGGAGCCTCGGTGAGGTGTTGAACCGGTTCGGGTACAAGGTCATCGCGAAACCCGACGCCCAGTCCGCCCTGGGCGTAGTGCGGGAAGGGACCAAGGTTGATCTCGTCATCACCGATTATCGCATGCCGGGAATGGACGGACTCGAATTCCTTATTCTCCTGAAACAGATTCTCCCTTCAGTTCCCGTGGTCATGCTGACCGCATATGGGGCGGTCGAGACGTATCTGAAGTCGCTGAGCCTGGGAGTGTTCGAATACGTCAACAAACCGGTGAAGGCGAAGGAACTCGGCCGCATCGTCAAAGCGGCGCTTGAATGTTCCAAGAGCACCGGTGGTCCTGCGGACGGAGGCTCTCTGAAAGCCGTTTCATCGGACTGA
- a CDS encoding DUF4416 family protein, whose translation MGDLKAPLPVKPFVGMLSPEADLFLQCAAILADEYGPLDMESETEPWPFSDYYREEMGNSLFRKFIFFRRVAPPEVLPRLKHFTTALEKRFSLDSPSGARRRINIDPGYVTEAKVILATTKDYAHRLYIGEHVYAEVTLRYDSRLNTFAALEHTYFDFRTEDYLRLFNKARDGLRQQLGRKPG comes from the coding sequence ATGGGTGACCTTAAAGCTCCATTGCCGGTAAAACCGTTCGTGGGCATGCTTTCACCCGAAGCGGACCTGTTCCTTCAATGTGCGGCCATCCTGGCTGACGAATACGGTCCCCTCGACATGGAAAGCGAAACCGAGCCATGGCCGTTCTCGGACTATTACCGCGAGGAGATGGGAAACTCCCTATTCAGGAAGTTCATCTTTTTCCGGCGCGTCGCGCCGCCGGAGGTCCTGCCGCGCTTGAAACATTTCACCACGGCGCTGGAAAAAAGATTTTCCCTTGATTCCCCGTCCGGTGCCCGGCGAAGGATCAATATAGATCCCGGATACGTGACCGAGGCCAAAGTCATTCTCGCGACGACCAAGGATTACGCCCACCGCCTGTATATCGGTGAACACGTCTACGCCGAGGTCACGCTGAGATATGACAGCAGATTGAATACGTTCGCAGCCCTTGAACATACCTATTTTGATTTTAGGACGGAAGACTATCTACGATTATTCAACAAGGCAAGGGACGGGCTTCGGCAGCAGCTCGGGCGGAAACCGGGGTGA
- a CDS encoding menaquinone biosynthesis protein has translation MLKLGHIIYSNCFPPHAGIVTGKIPFPFALVEGIPTELNRMLHAGSVDVSPSSSIEYAMNPGRYLLLPGLSITSPHEVKSIILQSRAPMEELDGRTVALTSASATSVVLLRILLERYKKVRPVYTTFAQGIDDPYGRADAMLFIGDLALKTKPTIEYPHLFDLGKVWHEFTGLPFVFALWQVNYKKSIDKDLSVLYDIVVASKAYGLANIPELARSQSGRFGLPAALLADYWSSFSYDLTEFEKRGLLAFYAYAAEIGAIKKSGGLTFWEKGDKNGDIA, from the coding sequence ATGCTCAAACTCGGTCATATCATCTACTCAAACTGCTTCCCGCCTCATGCCGGGATCGTGACGGGGAAGATACCGTTTCCCTTCGCGCTCGTCGAGGGCATCCCCACAGAACTGAACCGCATGCTGCACGCGGGTAGCGTGGACGTATCGCCCTCCTCCTCGATAGAGTATGCAATGAATCCCGGGCGCTATCTGCTGCTGCCGGGGCTGTCCATCACGTCGCCCCATGAGGTCAAAAGCATCATCCTGCAGAGCCGCGCTCCGATGGAAGAACTGGATGGGAGGACGGTGGCCCTGACGTCTGCTTCTGCAACCTCTGTCGTGCTGCTCAGGATACTTCTGGAACGCTACAAGAAGGTGCGACCGGTCTATACGACCTTCGCACAGGGGATCGACGACCCGTACGGGCGTGCAGATGCCATGCTCTTCATCGGAGACCTCGCCCTGAAGACGAAGCCGACGATTGAATACCCCCATCTCTTCGATCTCGGGAAGGTATGGCACGAGTTTACGGGCCTGCCCTTTGTGTTCGCCCTCTGGCAGGTGAACTACAAGAAAAGCATTGATAAGGACCTCTCCGTGCTTTATGATATAGTAGTCGCATCGAAGGCGTATGGGCTGGCGAACATTCCCGAACTGGCCCGGTCGCAATCCGGCCGGTTCGGCCTTCCGGCCGCGCTGCTGGCCGATTATTGGAGCTCGTTCAGCTATGATCTCACCGAATTCGAGAAAAGGGGGCTGCTCGCTTTTTATGCCTATGCGGCGGAAATCGGCGCCATAAAAAAATCAGGTGGCCTGACGTTTTGGGAAAAAGGGGATAAGAACGGGGATATCGCATGA
- a CDS encoding SRPBCC domain-containing protein, with the protein MPSKEVVFTIRLPIEYVWSFMTDRKEVGCLFPGCVRVKIINDLDSVWTVKFSLGPFSRTLEMNTHTTEMVENERLSWEATGEHMKAAGMVLLRRVNDEETEITYRIEGHVTGRFSMLQDIVVAEKLGEVARGFMKSIKERLEYKAEKVD; encoded by the coding sequence ATGCCATCGAAAGAAGTTGTCTTCACCATCAGGCTGCCGATCGAATATGTCTGGTCCTTCATGACCGACCGCAAGGAGGTCGGCTGCCTGTTCCCGGGATGCGTTAGAGTGAAGATAATCAACGATCTCGATTCGGTCTGGACCGTGAAGTTCTCGCTGGGGCCGTTCAGCAGGACCCTGGAGATGAATACGCACACGACCGAGATGGTCGAGAACGAACGGCTTTCCTGGGAAGCCACGGGCGAGCACATGAAGGCCGCCGGCATGGTCCTTCTCCGCAGGGTCAATGACGAGGAGACGGAGATCACCTACCGCATCGAAGGCCATGTGACCGGAAGGTTCAGCATGCTCCAGGACATCGTTGTTGCCGAGAAGCTCGGCGAGGTGGCCCGGGGGTTCATGAAAAGCATCAAGGAGAGGCTGGAATACAAGGCCGAGAAGGTGGATTAG
- a CDS encoding sigma-54 dependent transcriptional regulator has protein sequence MSSRPHILLVDDEPFVLESLREIVEKEGRYEIAVAENGKKALESSTREVYSVVITDLMLRDITGIDLLKSIKAQTPETQVIMVSGKGTIDYAVEAMKMGAFDFLAKPYSPPHLLQILDRARTYYDSLIENKQLRGEIRRLKKNYEIIGAHPKIRRINEIIENIAPSDSTVLIQGKSGTGKELVARAIHSGSLRAEGPFQAVNCGVFTETLIENELFGHEKGAYTGAVQKAIGRVEAAEGGTLFLDEIDTMPLTLQVKLLRVLEDRSFQRIGGTKPIYVDFRLIAATNTDLHEAVTRKLFRDDLYYRLNVISVTLPGLSERTSDIPLLANSFVERYKAGSRVTSISAAAMEMLIKYPWPGNVRELINAIEYAMVMAKGSQLMPSDLPESIQGGAQAVPSAHEGLSLKETERELIVRTLRECHGNKHLAAKMLRIPRSTLYSKIQKHGITTEERPAQAYS, from the coding sequence ATGAGCAGCAGACCTCATATTTTGCTTGTGGATGACGAACCCTTTGTTCTCGAGTCTCTTCGCGAGATCGTCGAAAAAGAGGGAAGGTACGAGATCGCGGTTGCGGAAAATGGGAAAAAAGCATTGGAATCGTCTACCCGCGAGGTATACTCCGTCGTGATAACCGACCTCATGTTGCGGGATATCACCGGAATAGATCTGCTCAAGTCGATCAAGGCGCAAACACCGGAAACGCAGGTGATCATGGTAAGCGGAAAGGGAACCATCGATTATGCCGTTGAGGCCATGAAGATGGGCGCCTTCGACTTTCTTGCAAAACCCTATTCCCCGCCCCATCTGCTCCAGATCCTGGACCGGGCGAGAACCTATTATGATTCGCTTATTGAAAACAAGCAGTTGAGGGGTGAGATCAGGAGACTGAAGAAAAACTATGAGATCATCGGCGCTCATCCGAAGATCAGACGGATCAATGAGATCATCGAGAACATTGCTCCCTCCGACAGCACGGTCCTGATACAGGGAAAGAGCGGCACCGGCAAGGAACTCGTTGCCCGGGCGATTCACAGCGGGTCACTTCGCGCCGAGGGACCGTTTCAGGCGGTCAATTGCGGCGTGTTCACGGAAACTCTGATCGAGAACGAACTGTTCGGCCATGAGAAAGGCGCATATACCGGCGCCGTCCAGAAGGCTATCGGCAGGGTAGAGGCCGCGGAAGGCGGAACCCTGTTTCTTGATGAAATCGATACCATGCCCTTGACGCTCCAGGTTAAATTGCTCAGGGTTCTGGAAGATCGGTCATTTCAGCGCATCGGCGGGACAAAGCCGATCTACGTAGACTTCCGGCTTATCGCTGCTACGAACACCGACCTTCATGAAGCCGTTACCCGGAAGCTGTTCCGGGACGACCTCTACTACCGGTTGAATGTCATTTCCGTAACGCTCCCGGGACTGAGCGAGCGAACCAGCGATATCCCGCTTCTGGCCAATTCTTTCGTGGAACGCTACAAAGCGGGAAGCAGGGTGACGTCCATTTCAGCCGCTGCAATGGAGATGCTGATCAAATATCCCTGGCCGGGAAATGTCAGAGAGCTGATCAATGCCATCGAGTACGCCATGGTGATGGCCAAGGGAAGCCAGTTGATGCCGTCTGATCTTCCGGAATCGATCCAGGGGGGGGCTCAAGCAGTCCCGTCGGCGCATGAGGGGCTCTCCCTGAAGGAAACCGAACGGGAATTGATTGTGAGGACCCTCCGGGAATGTCACGGCAACAAGCATCTTGCAGCAAAGATGCTCAGGATTCCCCGGTCGACGCTCTACAGCAAGATCCAGAAGCACGGCATTACGACCGAAGAGAGGCCCGCTCAGGCGTATTCATAA
- a CDS encoding cation diffusion facilitator family transporter, producing MTVAQRYEDHHDHDHDHAHDHHGHAHGHAHSFSLPSGGKRDLLVALAITVLMMVAEVVGGVLSNSLALLSDAGHMLTDNLALLLSFFAMKFASMPATERKTFGFYRLEILAAFVNGIVLVLVSFYIIYEAYLRIRHPEPVGGKLMLIIAAIGLVANIVGAFVLNKHSSDSLNIRGAYLHILGDALSSVGVVIGGVIILYTGWYLVDPILSILISLVIVYGAWALVKESVNILLEAAPAHIDIDAVGLEFQKIEGVREAYHIHVWTITSGVYAMSAHVIIDDQLVSLNRDLLDRIRAMLSARFKIMHSTIQIECERCDMNPVCGLPNAVRTSP from the coding sequence ATGACGGTCGCACAACGATACGAAGACCATCACGATCACGACCATGATCATGCTCACGATCACCATGGTCATGCTCACGGTCACGCTCATAGTTTCTCCCTGCCTTCCGGAGGAAAGCGCGACCTGCTCGTCGCACTCGCGATCACCGTCCTCATGATGGTTGCCGAGGTCGTCGGCGGAGTGCTTTCAAACAGCCTCGCGCTCCTGTCTGATGCGGGACACATGCTGACGGACAATCTGGCATTGCTCCTCTCCTTCTTTGCCATGAAGTTTGCCTCCATGCCTGCCACGGAGCGAAAGACCTTCGGATTCTACCGCCTCGAGATCCTCGCCGCATTCGTGAATGGCATCGTTCTGGTGCTGGTGTCTTTTTACATCATCTACGAGGCCTATTTGCGGATCAGGCACCCGGAGCCCGTGGGCGGCAAACTCATGCTGATTATCGCGGCCATCGGTCTGGTGGCCAATATCGTCGGCGCCTTTGTCCTGAACAAGCACAGCAGCGACAGCCTGAATATCCGTGGCGCCTACCTGCATATCCTCGGCGACGCCCTGTCGTCGGTCGGCGTCGTCATCGGAGGCGTCATCATCCTTTATACCGGCTGGTACCTGGTGGACCCGATCCTGAGCATCCTGATCTCGCTCGTGATCGTCTACGGGGCCTGGGCCCTGGTCAAGGAATCGGTCAATATCCTGCTTGAGGCGGCACCCGCCCATATCGACATCGATGCGGTCGGCCTGGAGTTCCAGAAGATCGAGGGGGTACGCGAAGCCTATCATATCCACGTCTGGACCATCACCTCAGGCGTCTATGCCATGAGCGCCCACGTCATCATTGACGACCAGCTCGTCAGCCTGAACCGGGACCTGCTCGACCGGATCAGGGCGATGCTCTCCGCGAGATTCAAGATCATGCACAGCACGATCCAGATCGAATGCGAACGGTGCGATATGAACCCCGTCTGCGGGCTGCCCAATGCCGTTCGCACCTCCCCATAA